In Rahnella aquatilis CIP 78.65 = ATCC 33071, one DNA window encodes the following:
- a CDS encoding MFS transporter produces the protein MNGHENKAVRSANRKFFARTIPMLILMLIINQIDRTNVGFIKHSLETDVGISTAAFGFGAGLFFVGYALFEIPSNMLMDKYGARVWLTRIMITWGAVVFAMGFVTTPMQFYVLRFLLGVAEAGFFPGILFYFRKWVPNVYRGRATALILTGSAAAYLLSGPVTGGLLELHDFMGLPGWQWVLFIEGALSVLVGIVAAFFLVSRPEEAKWLTSEEKIALSHALSTESSSRDLHTQGQSRWKLITDGKMAYLCFLFFVMCMTGYTLVFWQPEIIGRIQGLSPFQIGMLNSVPWICAIIAINILGRVSDRFRGSRETILALALIVAAIGTCLCTVGSPWFGLFALCVVCIGTKSSAVLFWPIPQSQLPSSIVAPGIALINSLGNLGGFFAPAVFGYLQQTTGSTTAGLYILSGISVFAAITLFFTKTHRTPTQPEYHAPQGMEPKRHV, from the coding sequence ATGAACGGTCATGAAAATAAAGCGGTACGCAGTGCAAACCGCAAATTCTTTGCCCGCACCATTCCGATGCTCATCCTGATGTTGATCATTAATCAAATCGATCGCACCAATGTCGGATTCATCAAACACAGCCTCGAAACCGACGTGGGCATCAGCACTGCTGCGTTCGGCTTTGGTGCCGGGTTGTTTTTCGTCGGTTACGCGCTGTTTGAAATTCCCAGCAATATGCTGATGGACAAGTACGGCGCGCGCGTCTGGCTGACGCGCATCATGATCACCTGGGGCGCGGTGGTCTTTGCCATGGGCTTCGTCACTACGCCCATGCAATTTTACGTGCTGCGGTTTCTGCTCGGCGTCGCCGAAGCCGGTTTCTTCCCGGGGATCCTGTTTTATTTTCGCAAATGGGTGCCGAATGTTTACCGCGGCCGTGCCACGGCGCTGATTCTCACCGGATCGGCGGCGGCGTATTTGCTCTCCGGCCCGGTTACCGGCGGCCTGCTGGAGCTGCATGATTTTATGGGATTACCCGGCTGGCAATGGGTGCTGTTTATCGAGGGTGCGCTGTCGGTACTGGTCGGGATCGTGGCAGCGTTCTTCCTGGTGTCCAGGCCTGAAGAGGCAAAATGGCTGACCAGTGAAGAGAAAATTGCGCTGAGTCACGCGCTGAGCACGGAGTCCAGTTCGCGTGATTTACACACCCAAGGGCAGTCGCGCTGGAAGCTAATCACGGATGGCAAAATGGCGTATCTGTGTTTTCTGTTCTTTGTCATGTGCATGACCGGTTACACGCTGGTGTTCTGGCAGCCGGAGATCATCGGCCGTATTCAGGGGCTTTCCCCCTTCCAGATCGGCATGCTGAATTCCGTTCCGTGGATTTGCGCCATTATCGCTATCAATATTCTTGGCCGCGTCAGTGACCGTTTCCGTGGCAGTCGCGAAACCATTCTGGCACTGGCGCTGATTGTGGCGGCGATCGGCACCTGTTTGTGTACTGTCGGCAGCCCGTGGTTTGGTTTGTTTGCGCTGTGTGTGGTGTGTATCGGGACGAAATCCAGCGCGGTATTGTTCTGGCCGATCCCGCAAAGTCAGTTGCCGTCATCTATCGTGGCACCGGGGATTGCGCTGATCAATTCGCTGGGCAATCTCGGCGGTTTCTTCGCACCGGCGGTGTTTGGTTATCTGCAACAAACCACCGGCAGCACAACCGCGGGCTTGTATATCCTCAGCGGAATTTCGGTGTTCGCCGCTATCACACTGTTCTTCACCAAAACCCACCGCACGCCAACGCAACCTGAATATCACGCCCCGCAGGGAATGGAGCCAAAACGTCATGTCTGA